The following nucleotide sequence is from Flavobacteriales bacterium.
TAAAACATCCTAAATCCTATTCATTGCGAACTCTAGAACTTATACGTAATTTATCTAAAAGTGAAGCCGACACATTTATGAAAGTGGCGAATTTTGCAATAAAATCGGGTGGTAAAAATTATTTATTTAAAGGAAATGACGACAAAGCATTGAAAGAAAAGTATAAAATAAGTTACATGGATATTGCTCTTCTTACCGAGATTGGATTAATACAACCTGGTGAATTTGTAAATCATCAATTATTGCAACAGACTATAGACAGTCAGCGAGTTTTTATTGCAGGAAATATTGTCATCATTGCAAATATCAAAGCAAACACTCCAACCATCAAAATGCCCGTTAATGTATTCAGTAATTCGGGCAATGAACTTCTTAAGTTAATCAATGCAACACCATCAATGGAATACTTAACCTATTTTGCAAATTCAATAAAAAACGAAAATGTTGACATTAAATATGCACACATACTAGCGTTTGAAGACGACAATATTCGACATACTCAACCATTACAAGAATTCAAATGAGAAGGGCAGCAGCTAACAGCACCTACCCAAAAGTGGCGGTTCAGGGGTTAAATCAAGCTTTGTACTTCTATGCAAGTTTGTACTTGACTGAAAATGAATCGCTTCAAAATCACCACCTTCGGGTAGCTGCAAAACGTTATGACTAATTTGAAAAATGACAAGAATAGCATTTATACTGACAAATTGGACTTTTAATTTCAAGTTGTAATAACATGACAACTAATTCCTCAGAATCAATTCCAGAAATGATGCAACCAAATTGGACTGGACTGGACATTGATAGCTTTCCTGTGAAATTTGGACAGATTTTGAAGTTTAATAATGACAGTGCTGAAATAACTGCAATTGTTTTGGACTTTAGTGAAGACGAAGGCGGACAATGGGTTGGAGTAACCTTCATTGACCAAAATCGACTTTTTGGACGACAAATCCCGAGCGGGCTGATTAATACGAAATGTCTCGACCTTCTTGACGTAACTTATATTCAAAGAGACGGACTAATTGACTTTGAAGTATTGGAAACAATTACAGTCAACAAAAGGAAAGTTGGAATTGGCTCTCAAAGTCCTGCTACAAACTATTTAGAAATTAAGAGAGACTTCGAAAGAGGAATTGAACAAAGGAAAAAAGAACAAACCCCTTGCGACAAAGGATTGACAGATCTAAACCCTGTAAGAGAATGCTATTTTGACATTAAAACAATAAAAAACTAGCCACAACAATGGGTATAAACATAGGACGGTCAGTGGTTTTTCGTATGGCACAGCACGTATCAAAAGTAGTTGTAACTTGACAGGAAATCGTTTCGAAATGCCAAACATTTCATACACGCAACCGTTACTCAACCCTTCCCAGTTAAAAACGCCACCATTTTAGCAATGGCTCTTCCTCGGTGGCTAATGGCATTTTTTTCTGTTTTATCCATTTCGGCAAAGGTTTTTGAGTGTCCATCGGGTACAAAAATAGGGTCGTAGCCAAAACCTGCGTTGCCTCTTTTTTTAGTAATGATTGTGCCTTTAACAACACCCTCAAAAAAATGGTGTTGGCCATTAAAATAAAGCGATATAACCGTTCTAAATTGAGCAGACCTATCCGCAAAAGGTTGTAGATTTTTGAGCAACAAGGCCATATTTGCCTGATTATCTTTTTCTTCTCCGGCATATCTTGCCGAAAAAACACCCGGCTCGCCGTTTAAGGCAGTTACTTCCAATCCGGTATCATCGCTAAAAACATTGCAATTAAATTTAGAAAAAAGGGCATCCGATTTCAACCGAGCATTGCCTTCAAGTGTGTTTTCAGTTTCTTCAATTTCATCAAAAAAACCAATATCAGAAAGTGTTTTTACATTGAACGCCTCGCCCAAAATAGCCTGTATTTCGAAAGCTTTGTGGGCATTGTGTGTGGCAAAAACAAGAGGCGTTTTTTCGCTCATTTAACCGCCACAACACTAATTTCCACATGTACATTTTTAGGCAAAGTCTTTACCGCCACGGCCTCTCTTGCGGGAGGATTATCTCTAAAATACTCGCCATAAACGGCGTTTATTTTGGCATAATCATCCATGGTGGCCATAAAAATAGAGGCTTTTACCACGTTGCTGTAATCCATATCGGCAGCCTTTAAAACTGCCCCTACATTTTTTAAAACCTGATGTGTTTCGGCTTCAATGCTGTCCAAAACCAAGTTTCCGGTAGCCGGATTAATGGCAATTTGCCCTGAACAATAGAGTGTATTGCCCACTAAAACCGCCTGACTATATGGCCCGATAGCAGCCGGAGCATTATCTGTGTGAATGATTTTTTTTGAAGTTTCCATATCTTCTTTAATTGCATTCGTATTTTTGTCAGCATCAGTATAGCATGAGGATAGCAGCAATAGGCACACCGGATAGAATAAAGGAACTGACGAAAAAAGTTTCTTCAAAACACGAATTGATAGAAGTCAAAAATAATGATTTTGCAAATGCTGATATTGTTTTTGATTTAAACTTTGATGATTTTGAACATCGACTTGCTAATTACGCTCATTTAAAAGGCACAGTGGTTGTGGTTTCTGCCATAAAGCAACAATTGGAACAAGTGGTGTATGATTTTGGAAAGCCAATTCATTGCCAATTGTTTGGTATAAATGCATTACCAACATTTTTAGATAGAGAGCTTGCTGAAATGACAAGCGTTCAAGCAGATAGCAGAAAGGAAGCTGAAGAAATTTTCAAGGAACTGGATTGGCCAATAAAATGGGTTGAAAGCAGGGTGGGAATGGTAACGCCACGCGTAGTTTTAATGATAATAAACGAGGCCTATTACACGGTGCAAGAAGGAACGGCGGCAAAGGAAGACATTGACATAGGCATGAAGCTGGGAACAGCCTATCCGAAGGGACCATTTGAGTGGGCCAACGAAATTGGTCTAAAAAATGTGTATGAGGTTTTAAATGCCCTATACATAGACACGCATGATGAACGTTACAAGGTTTGCCCTATGCTAAAAACGGAGTATTTACAACTGGTTTCATCGGTTTCGGTTTGAGAAAATTATATAAATTTATCTTTAAACAGTTGGGGTGGAAGGTAGCCGGACGATTGCCCGTCAATCATAAAAAATACGTTTTAGTTGTTGCACCACATACCAGCAATTGGGATTTTTTTGTCGGACTTGGTGCCAGAGCCACATTCAATTTTTGGCCACAATATGCGGCTAAAAGCGACTTGTTTTTTTGGCCTTTGGGTTGGATTCTTAAAAGACTGGGGGGCTATCCCGTGGTTAGGTCAAAAAACACCAACTTTGTTCAGAGTTTTGCCGATATTTTTAAAAAAGAAAAAGAGTTTATTCTGACTATAACTCCCGAAGGGACACGTAGCTATAACCCCGACTGGAAAACAGGTTTTTATTACATTGCAAAAGAAGCGAACGTGCCTATTGTTCCGGTGGCTTTTGACTATAAAACCAAAACGGTGACCATGCGAGAACCGATGAATACAGACATGTCGGTGGAAGAAACCATTGATGAATTAAAAAAATGGTATAGCCATTTTCAGGGTAAAAATCCCCAAAACGGTGTGCACTATGATAATTGACTCGCCCGTTGGAAAGCTGAAAATTGTAGAAAGTGAACTCGGAGTTTCGGAACTTATTTTTGGTAAAAAATCAGAAGAAAAAATGGATAGTGCTTTTTCGGAGGCGGCACACCAAATCAAAGAATATTTTGACGGAAAAAGAAAAGTATTTGAACTAAAATTAGACTTAAAAGGAACTGATTTTCAGCTTAAAGTTTGGAACGAATTATTAAAAATCCCTTATGGAAAAACCATTAGTTATGAGGATTTGGCCATGCGGTTGGGGGACGAAAAAGTAATACGTGCTGCGGCATCAGCCAATGGCAAAAACCCGATTCCTATCCTTGTTCCATGCCACCGTGTAATAGGTAAAGATGGAAGCCTAACGGGCTATTCCGGCCAACTTTGGCGAAAAGAGATGTTGTTGAGGCACGAGGGTGTTCTAAAGCAAACCACGATTTTCTAAAAAAAAACAAAAGCCTCCATCACGGAGGCTAATCAAACCAATTCATCCATTTTTAAGAAGTAAGAATGCTTATAATTTTGACAAACCAGTTCGGGTTATTT
It contains:
- a CDS encoding 1-acyl-sn-glycerol-3-phosphate acyltransferase, with amino-acid sequence MRKLYKFIFKQLGWKVAGRLPVNHKKYVLVVAPHTSNWDFFVGLGARATFNFWPQYAAKSDLFFWPLGWILKRLGGYPVVRSKNTNFVQSFADIFKKEKEFILTITPEGTRSYNPDWKTGFYYIAKEANVPIVPVAFDYKTKTVTMREPMNTDMSVEETIDELKKWYSHFQGKNPQNGVHYDN
- a CDS encoding 3-hydroxyacyl-CoA dehydrogenase, which translates into the protein MRIAAIGTPDRIKELTKKVSSKHELIEVKNNDFANADIVFDLNFDDFEHRLANYAHLKGTVVVVSAIKQQLEQVVYDFGKPIHCQLFGINALPTFLDRELAEMTSVQADSRKEAEEIFKELDWPIKWVESRVGMVTPRVVLMIINEAYYTVQEGTAAKEDIDIGMKLGTAYPKGPFEWANEIGLKNVYEVLNALYIDTHDERYKVCPMLKTEYLQLVSSVSV
- a CDS encoding DUF2806 domain-containing protein — translated: MKDILGLGKVLPIDKLIDIVSNSVGKISKPFFDRKDVDTKAYEIEKLAEARAKEMKIIATAVKENFQITGGIEYKDEKISISSPKELPAEKQQQILITPSLEERTQDRLNFQEAKKQLNIENVTAFAAEELRNEQPVTDEPLDEDWTTRFFKIAEDVSNEEMQALWGKILAGEIKHPKSYSLRTLELIRNLSKSEADTFMKVANFAIKSGGKNYLFKGNDDKALKEKYKISYMDIALLTEIGLIQPGEFVNHQLLQQTIDSQRVFIAGNIVIIANIKANTPTIKMPVNVFSNSGNELLKLINATPSMEYLTYFANSIKNENVDIKYAHILAFEDDNIRHTQPLQEFK
- a CDS encoding RidA family protein; this translates as METSKKIIHTDNAPAAIGPYSQAVLVGNTLYCSGQIAINPATGNLVLDSIEAETHQVLKNVGAVLKAADMDYSNVVKASIFMATMDDYAKINAVYGEYFRDNPPAREAVAVKTLPKNVHVEISVVAVK
- a CDS encoding methylated-DNA--[protein]-cysteine S-methyltransferase — its product is MIIDSPVGKLKIVESELGVSELIFGKKSEEKMDSAFSEAAHQIKEYFDGKRKVFELKLDLKGTDFQLKVWNELLKIPYGKTISYEDLAMRLGDEKVIRAAASANGKNPIPILVPCHRVIGKDGSLTGYSGQLWRKEMLLRHEGVLKQTTIF
- the rdgB gene encoding RdgB/HAM1 family non-canonical purine NTP pyrophosphatase — translated: MSEKTPLVFATHNAHKAFEIQAILGEAFNVKTLSDIGFFDEIEETENTLEGNARLKSDALFSKFNCNVFSDDTGLEVTALNGEPGVFSARYAGEEKDNQANMALLLKNLQPFADRSAQFRTVISLYFNGQHHFFEGVVKGTIITKKRGNAGFGYDPIFVPDGHSKTFAEMDKTEKNAISHRGRAIAKMVAFLTGKG